The following coding sequences are from one Mustela lutreola isolate mMusLut2 chromosome 5, mMusLut2.pri, whole genome shotgun sequence window:
- the S100Z gene encoding LOW QUALITY PROTEIN: protein S100-Z (The sequence of the model RefSeq protein was modified relative to this genomic sequence to represent the inferred CDS: substituted 1 base at 1 genomic stop codon) yields the protein MPTQLEVAMNIMITTFHQYTCKEGDRFKLSKGELKMLLQXELMEFLSMRWLISWLVDKIMQDLDANKDNKVDFSEFVVMVAALTVACNDYFVEQLKRKGK from the exons ATGCCCACTCAGCTGGAGGTGGCCATGAACATCATGATTACGACCTTCCACCAGTACACTTGCAAGGAAGGGGACAGATTCAAGCTCAGCAAGGGGGAACTGAAAATGCTCCTGCAGTGAGAGCTCATGGAGTTCCTCTCAATGA GAtggttgataagttggttggttGATAAGATAATGCAGGACCTGGATGCCAATAAGGACAACAAAGTGGATTTTAGTGAATTCGTGGTCATGGTGGCAGCTCTGACAGTGGCTTGTAATGATTACTTTGTAGAACAattgaagaggaaaggaaaataa